The window aatgccttctgcttcttcgtcgttgaatgatacagtgccttcgggcacataatctcgggttcgtttttccctagtgattaataccttagtgcgtttgaatatgggtccctgtggggtgtcgaccccaccgacgatcatatgaatgatatgtTGGGGTTCCTCATGTTTATTTTTCCTATTGGCATCCCTTTctctgaagtgattcttggctcgatcgctgaggaactctcgaagatgGCCCTTTTAACAACGGAAGGTGCAAATAtgagacactttgtccttaatatttacacaacattcatgaagttaaagacaccgtgtccttaatatttacacaacactcataaagttaagaacactatgtccttaatatttacactgcacacatgaagttaaagACACCatatccttaacatttacactgcacatatgaagttaaggacattaggtgtcctaaagtttaacaacagaaggtgcaaatacaagttaagcacattatgtccttaacatttacgctgcacacatgaagttaaggtcGCCATGtacttaatatttacactgcacatatgaagttaaggacatgatgtcctgaagtttaacaacggaaggtgcaaatacatgacactttgtccttaatatttacacaacattcatgaagttaaggacaccatgttcttaatatttacacatcacCCATGTCTAGCACGGGGGTATTTTCGTCCGGAcgggtaaaaatttattaagcactggctaaagagtaaatacattttaaacaATGACTAAAGAGTAAAGACATCTCTAATTAGTGGCTAACTGTGTACTTCCCTCTTACTAAGACCACGTTTCTCCGTAAAATATCTTtcctttttaaaatattttttttaataatgtgtttgtccataaaattttgcaagtttttgaaatttttcgaaaatgagAAAAACTTATTTTCCCACTCACAAAACTGCattattttttcaagtgaaatgtatgtccaaacataatttcaaatttcaaatatcattttttaaCTTTACTCCAAAtactattattttttaaaaattataattttatgtccaaacgcctacaaAGTATCCTCACTTTTTTATTCACTTCATGTTCGGTACCCGTTTTATGAGCAACTAATCTCGATTCACATCGAAAAATCTTACTTAGGAATAAATTAATGATTTTCGAATTCATTTTCAAAAGTCGAACACAAATATCTAATTAAGAATAAGAATATATTTATCATTCTACCCCAAATTTTGATGGTTAAGATAACCTTCAATGggactaggggtgttcatggttcggtttgggtcggttttttcctaaaaagaaaccaaaccaagtaagtcgattttttaaatattggaaccaaaccaaaccaattaagtcggtttttatcgattcggtttttgtcggttttttggtttttttggtttttatcggttttttcttaaatataagacatacactaccaaacgcatattccggcgagtacattttcaacgtaacactatcaaaccaattgctctttgagaaatctatcatttacctagatatattgatgataattgactcaaatagtgatgaataacttaaatactcaattaaaaatcgattattcttaacatgaaataaattcttgtacttaataaaagaaaactatcaatcaaactagaaggcaaagaattagattattataatagcaaagaactagactaaaaatacaaatgactaatatgtaccataaaattttagaaactttatataaaaatatacatatatataggtgtatttagaaattttatataaaaatatacatatatataggtgtaataataaatttaaatagctacttttatagtcggtttggttcagttttttttttattaaaaccaaaaccaaaccaaatttgatcggtttttaaaatttaaactaaaacaaaccaaacctaaaaatatCGATTTTTTATGacgatttggtttggtttttcgggtttttatgtCTCACGAATGGGACCAACAAACTAAATTTACGGAGGAAAAAACCTTATTTTTGTCATGTATGTAGGGCCCCATCCAGTCAGCAGAAGTTAGCTAAGAAGTAGTCTTGTTCCAAAATCCAGATTTTATTGCATTTAAGTAGGAATGAGTTTTCACCTTTTCTGTTTAACTGCTCAAATCTTCTATCCAATTGTTCAAACCATCACATGTCCCCCTCCATTACTATATATATTAGCCTGCTAACCTTTTTTTTTCTCATCCATCTTTTTCTTTGCCATTTATTCTTTACCTTCTCTTGTCTAAAATTGGCTGTTTCTTGATTCTAGTGAAACTGCATTTTGGTTCCATTTTTCCATCTGGGTGTTCCTAAAATTCCCATTTAAGTGTGAAATTTAGTCACATTTGACTACCATTGAAGCATTTTCAGTAATGTCTGTTGCTGGAAAAGGGTACCCAGATCTACAAGAAAGCAGTGGAATtactagtaataataataataatgcatCTTCTAATTGTTGCTCTGAAGCTTTAGCTCAATTGAAGCTTTATCAAGCTTTCATCTTTTCAATccctattttctttgtttttatcttattattgttATTCTACTTATTTTATCTTCGTCGTCAGAGAGTCGATTGGTCCTCTCTGCGAATGAGGACTTCCACATTGCACTCTGCTACTGAACCAGATGAACTGTCACAGGTATGTAAAGGAACAATTTTTgtgtgtaattttttatttttcttagttaagattaaatcttattttttttaatctttttttattCTGGTTGTATTTTACCAGTGTGAATTGGGATTGAAGAAGGAGGTGAGGGAAATGCTGCCTATTATTGTGTTCAAGGAAAGTTTCTCTGTCAATGACACTCAGTAAGTTTCTGTCTGCCTTACATTTTTGTATGTAAATTATATTAGTATTGGCTAGTATTTTTTTAAGTACAGACTTCCAACCAGCAGATCTAAAATTTGAAGTAATATGTTTAGAGGATTGCAGTTTATCGTCTATGTACATTTTTATGTCTATTTGTATTGCATATGTATACATGGTCCAAGCCGACAGTAGGAGGTTCAATTGAACCTGATGTGAAGAGATGGCTAAATAGGGCTCTGCCCCCTCCCCACGCAAAAGTACGTAATGCAATTAAAGGCAGAGCCCGAATTTTAACTTTATGGGTTATGGATTGTAGAACAACAATTTTAAGATATTTGATATTATAATAGTTTATACATATTTAACGAATTTAGCCTTTAATTGTTTAGAAATATAGGCTTTTTTCTTTCGGTCATGGGAGGGAAGTAGTCGTTATGTAACTTGTTTGGGTGCAGGAGCGGAGTGCAGTATAGGCGATACAATTACAAATAAGTCAATGGTTTGTTGTAAATCTTCTAACAGACTGTTATATCTCCAAGATGTAGCCGGTTGAGAATTACAAATCATAACATATTGTACAAGTTGATAGTGCAACGAGTGGGTAGGTAGGATAAAGGGAGATAATGGTGCATACCATAGAAAATCAAATAAATGTCGGAGTCTGGAATTATAGTAGATGCCAAATGAAATCACTACATCTTACAATGAACGCCTCTTTAATTTGCTCTCTCTTGTGTGAGAAGTGAGCTATGTCAAGTTCTTTACCTTTGTGGCATCTCCAAGTAGTTTATTGTCTGAGTGAAAATACCTATTCAAATTCTGTCAGAGCATTGAGCTACCATGTTACAACATTTGCTCAATCTAAATATCTTACAGTTCATTAGTCTGGAAAAAAGTTACAAGTTCATGTAAATGCATTTGGAGTAATTTTGGTAGCAATATTAGATACATCTGCAGACGCGAAAATACAGAATGTAATCTTGAGATATGAATGAAACTTCACACTTTCTGGATAGATGAAAACATGACATATgtatccaaacataatttcaaagaTATCTAGCAAATTTCTCCGACTTCTAGAGCTATTGTTATTCTTACACTGAATTAGTCGACCAGCTACTGAGTCACTTGCCTGCTTTGAAGGTGTATTTGGAAAGAAAGTACCATAAAGAATTATGCTAGCATAAATATATCCCATCAATAATTATTGATTTCAGTAAACTTTGCAGAACTGGCAGCAAATTTGTCATATTCTGAAAAGGTGCCTCTTAATGTTACACACCACGAACAATGATATGTGGATCTTGTGATGGCTGAAAACGTGTGAAAATATTTAACTGGTCCTCACAGTCATGAATAGCCTTTGATATTGCGGAGTTTTGGTCCTAGACATTTGTTTGTTCTACCTTCATGTTCTTGTACTTGCAGctaatttcattttttatctTAAAACCAAGATATTCTCACAACTTTAGTACTACAATTCTGATGGTGGTTTCTGTAGCAATTGTTGCTGGGAAATGCAACACCATTTGCTTTTGTTATTATGAATACGGAAAAGGCCTAAAAATGCCACTCAACTAACAGAAATGGCCTATCTATGCCATCCGTTAAAAAGCCATTTATGTTAGTTGAGTGGCATTTTTAGGCCTTTTCCGTTATGAATATTTAAGGAAATTTTACCTTCTATAACaaaggtatacaccctatttattataaatcaaaatcattttaaaattttagtttctatagctaccttttatattttatagcaaaataagtattttatggtatatactaccattgaggcatgaaatacgctatttatgtttttcctctcttagacagctggacatgcCTATTTTTAAGGGATTgccgttactgtattcatgaatacatggcgcgaatacatgtgaatacatgcgcgtacaactgtattcatgaatacagcagcgcgaatacatgtgacaactgtattcatgaatacagcagcgcgaatacatgtgaatacatgcgcgtacagttggactgccctgattttatgtgctttttgctgttgtattcatgaatacatggtgcgaatacatgtgaatacatgcgcgtagcTCTTTTttactgctgtattcatgaatacagcaacgcgaatacatgtgaatacatgcgcgtacagctgaactgccctgattttaggcgctttttactgttgtattcatgaatacatgacgcgaatacatgtgaatacatgtgcgtacagctggactgccctgattttatgcgctttttgctgctgtattcatgaatacaacagcgcaaatacatgtgaatacactaccgtaacaactgaatagtagctataggaagtaattatgtatatgttaGCTATAGGAatttaatagccactaaacaatagtggtttctgaaaattcctcaataTTCAATTCCATGTTGGAGAGAATAGAAAATAGCTCTTTATTTATTAACTATGTAGAAGTTTCAGTTTGACGATCTTTGTGAAAAAAATTCTTTGAGGGATTCGTCTTTAAACCATCAATTTGCAAAGTCTCTTAGTTTTAactttctttttttctattttagtttGCAACCGATTCTTTGAAGAAAACAAAAGGTTTCGTAGAGACATAACTCAATATTTAAACATTGTTTTCTGATGAAGTTTGATCTTTCCTTGGACAGATGTTCAGTGTGCTTAGGGGATTACGAAGCAGAGGATAAGCTTCAACAGATACCTGCTTGTGGGCACACATTTCACATGGATTGCATTGACCACTGGCTAGTCACTCATAACACCTGCCCCCTCTGCCGCCAATCTATCCTTACTCCAACGAAAGCTAACACTGAAGAAACGCCTGATAGAGCAGAAACTACTGAGACAAGTTCAAGTGAACAAGATGCTGATGAAACATCTCATCAAAGAAACTCTGAATGTTCTGAGGGACCTCAAATAGGCCAATCAAATCCAAAACCAGAAACCAGAGAAGAAACAGAAGAAAGATCGTCTAATGAAGAAGATGGCGATAGTCTTAATGTTGACAATGTCATGGACTCGAGAAAAGAAAGTAATGTCGCTTTATAGGGGAGATCTGATTCAGTTTGATGTTTGTTAAGTTAGGGAAGATAAATATTAGCCACGCTGCTTGATGTGTGTTAGGAGACAATAGGGATGAGACGGTGCAGGATATATATGACAGCATAAGTTTGCCCCTTTTGTTAGGATTCCAAAGATAGTCCAGTTTTGTTTAGATCTCAGAATTCATTACCATGCTCCTCAAGTTTCAACTTTTATCAGGAAATGAGAGGCAAACAGCTCCATATATCTCCATAAGAGGTTTGCATCATATTACTGTCTGGgataagaagaagctgaagcaAGCAAAAGTCTTCACTGCAAGCCTATGGAATGATGAAATATCTGCAGATTTGTACCATTTAACATTCCTGAGTGATAATTGAAGcctgttttttctttctttctttctttttctttactttagTTATGTATTTTCaggaagaaattggatgatgtaTTATGTATTTTCaggaagaaattggatgatgtaTCGtcgtaatactatattgtgtctCAGGCGTTTATATTTCTCTGGCACTCTGGTAGTTGTCAATTGTCATGACTGATAATCTTACGAGCTCTGCACTGCATATATGAGTTATATCCATAGTCAGTTTCAAGTTGGCAGAAACTTATTAAGTATGAGGTTGCAATAATACAAATAGTTGAAATATGATGCATTCCCTACACGCATTGCATGAAATGAAACGGATTCAAGTAGAGCATAATGAAGTCATACTATCAATATCAACTAAATTAGAAGTAAAACAGACTTGATTGGTTTGAGATTTATTAGTTATCTTGAGAAGCGCTCATCTTAAGTCTCGACAATTCTATATCTGCTTGCACTGGAAAGTCATGACTTGCTTTGTACAAATTTTATCAACTTCTGAAACCAACCACATCATAACAAAAATTTCTACTAATTAGAAGCAAAACGTGAAAATTGCAACAAAATTAGGGGTCCTTGATTTGTTAAGATTTACATAACTTCTTTGGACTTAGCTTCTACTTATTCCTAGTTGAGTTTGAGTACCTATAAAAGTGCTATGATTCCCTTATACTGTAATATAAAACTTAAAGTATTTTGGTGTAACAATTTTCAAAGGGAAAAGGCCCTTTTTGCCCCTAAACAGTAAACACTACTCCTGTAATATTACTAAACTATACCCTCCGCTAGAAGTTGGCAAAAAAAGTTACCTCTTTGTAACCTTTTTGTATTATATTTGTCCTTATTTTTCAACTAAGCAAACAAAATGGTCCAATATAATACAAAAAGATAACAGCGAGGTTACTTATTGTCAACTTCTAACAGGTTTGTTTTTGCAACAGAATGGGCTTTTTATTGTAAACTTCTAACAGATGGAATAGTTAGACAATTTTCTATAGTGTAGGGCAAATTTATATATCTTCCATTTTTCAAACAGGCAAGGACTCATTTTTAACTTGGACAGAAATTAGCAAGCCTCAGTAATTAGGAGCATCAGTTTTCAATTGTAGTATTTGGTTTGACCAATTCTTGTAAATGTGAAATAAATACTACTCCAGTACAGTCCAGTTGACTTGGCCCCATTTCTCTCTCTGCTTCCTCAGGTAAATCTGACAGAGTGACAGTACACCACACATCTTAAATTGTTTCTTCTGTTTTCCTGATTGACCAGGAAACTTTCTGTACTTTACTAGTTTGGTTTTTTCTCCAAGATTGGAACTTTTCATGTGGGAATAAACTTCCTCAGGTAAGTCTCACAGTACAACCATACATCTCAATCTTGATTACTTAAGGATCTAAGCTTTTTTGGCTTTCTTCAAAATTTGCAATTTGATTTCACTTTGAGCTCAGCCTTTAGTGGTCAACAGTGACTAGCTAGCTAATTTTCCTGTGATATTTAGTTTACTAGAAGATGGGTTCAATCCAAAAAACTGTTTACTACTGCTCAGTATCTAAAGGTGGTCAACTTCTTTATGCATATAATAATGGTGAAGATCTTGAGATTGAGAACTTGGCTGCATTGTGCTTAGAAAGAATTCCTCCTTTCCATAAATGGTATTTTCAGACCATGGCTAAAAAGACTTTTGGGTTTTTGATAGAAGTTGATGAGTATGTGTACTTTGCTATTGTAGATGAGGGTCTTGGTCATGCtgaagttttaaagtttcttGAACAATTGAAGGATGAATTTAGAAAATTGGCTAACATGGGTTCTTGTTGGACTATGTCTAATCTAAACTCAATTTGTTTACAAGAAAAATCAATTCCTGTTATTTTACCATGTCGAAATGTCAATGGGGAAATTGAGGGTAGTGCTTCAACAAAAGTGTTGTTATTGGGCAAGCCTAGTagacaagaaaagaagaaaaagaaggattATGCAATTGCTATTAGAGATACTGAGTTGGAGGAGCAACAAAAATCTACAGAGCAAGTTATTGATTCAGTAGTTCCTCCAATTACGTCACAGAAAGAGTTGAGCTTGGTAAGGACCATATCAagatctcaaaactttcaaaggaGGTGGTGTCGCCACGTACGCATTGTCCTTGCAATTGATGTTGTGGTATGtcttgtgttgtttgtgatttggtTAGTTATTTGTGAAGGTACAAAGTGCCTTCACTAAAGTTGTGCTGCTGATAGAAACCCTATCTTCTCTGAATGCTTGGAGCCAAGGAGGTCATTGCTCGAACTTTTTGAAGTACTTCAGCACAGTGTTACATCACAATAAGCATTTTCGAAGAAAATGGATAATGAAATTAACAGATCAAGCAGTTTTTTTACACTtatatcaactacaagtttcatcAAAGTATAGTTAAAAACTCATGTTGTACAGGAATTACTTTGGATGGACAGAGTGGGGGATGCAGTAGATTACAAGCGATGTGAGGTTCTTGTTTGTCTATTATTGTCCAAGTTAGTTGCAGCTTCACCGTTACTCCTTCTAACTGCCATATGAGTGCttcatttaaatattttaagtgttcttttcttttctatttggaTTGAGATGGGTCTAATTGGAGCAATGTGGAGCCTATCCCGACTTGTTTGAGGTTGAGGCATAGTAATAGTAGTTGCAGTTTTTTCGTTTCCATTGCATCACATGTATATACAAATGCCTGGTTACACACGCCTAAAGATATTTTTGCTACTTTCTATGTTTCTTCCCCATCGATAATAAGTCTGCTATATCCTATAGCATTTCTTATGACCTCTTGAGCATAATAAACAGAGACTTAGTAAAATGTCATTCTGTTTCTACTCTGAGTGTCTTACTTTATATCTTATATTCTTGAAGGGTAATTGCCAAATTTTAGGTGGGGCTGAGGGGCTGTAGgccgtatccctttactttgctGGAGAAGTGGTTTGAGGAACATCTTAAGAATTGAATGATACTCCTCCACCCAGAATGTATGACACACTTTCCTGATAGTAATATTCAGTAATTAACTCaatcttcttcaagaatttatttcatttgaaaaattcaaatatagacAACTAAAGGAGATATTATTACACCTTTTCCCAGTCTTACTAATTTATTAACTACTGCTAGTACTTTACATTTACTTTTACTCTTATACAAGTATTGTCTCGTTAATCAGCCACTGTACTTATAGTGGGAAAGAGGGAGTAAAGTTACTGAAAATCATGTGTATAAGAGCCAATGACTACAAGAAGATGGCAGACTAATGAAGAAAGGGGTTTATCAAGCTTCAATTAGCTGTTTTAATAAACAGAAAAGGGCAGCTTCATGCTAGTATTTGATATTCTTTTGTTCATTAGTTTGACTGTTTTTATTGGGTTGAAAAGGAACTTCCCAAAGAATTTCAATCACCCACCCCCTTCAGAATATATGTGAGTAATGTTTACTGTGGAGGTGACTTCTTGGACTTGATTTTACCTGTTTCATTAGAAAAAACTTGCACCTATATTTTGTTGGTAGAAAAGGCATAAATGCAGACATGAATACTACTCATCTTTTGAAATTACTATATCAGCAGAGAGTCCACAAGACTTAGGTAATCTTTCTTGTCCTGTCCCTCCCAAAAATCTCGGGGGCATTAATCTTAGATGGATGAGAATTTTCATCAAGTTCCTTGAGATTCCGTCACAGTTAGATGCATATATGTAAGATTTGGATCGGTCTATCGGATacaggggtaaggctgcgtacacactattctccccaaaccccacttgtgagattatactgggtatgttgtagTGGTTGTTGTTGAAGTTGCTGGATCCTATTTCAATAATTTCTGATTTCCCATTCAGCTTTTTTGCCTGTTATTTCTGTTAGACTGTTGCAACACTGTTTTGATATCAAACTGAAATACCCCTTCTTAAGCTATAGAAGAATCAGGCTGTGAGTTTTGCTTGAATCATTTTACTCCTTTGATTATTCTGAGAGGTAGATATCCTTCTCTGCTCCATTTTCTGACTAATGATAAAAGTACAGAGGGGAGGAATGAAGAATATAGCAATGTCTCCTTCTGCTATTTGTGAGGCCAAAATGAAAATAGCGCATGAATAAAATGCATTAgtgtatgcattagttatgcaggaATTATAATACTGAAATGGTTATTGGCAGTGTGTTAATGGTCAATGGACTATAGTAACACAAGCATTTTCATAAGAGATTgttaaattttcaaagaaaaacaagtCACAAATGTGAGGAAATGTGGCCTCTTAAAAAAGTTCACTGCCCAGGCAACAGGTTTTCTGTTTGCAATGCTCAACTAAAAGTGTCCAAACTGAAGAAGA is drawn from Nicotiana tabacum cultivar K326 chromosome 22, ASM71507v2, whole genome shotgun sequence and contains these coding sequences:
- the LOC107820903 gene encoding RING-H2 finger protein ATL7, with the protein product MSVAGKGYPDLQESSGITSNNNNNASSNCCSEALAQLKLYQAFIFSIPIFFVFILLLLFYLFYLRRQRVDWSSLRMRTSTLHSATEPDELSQCELGLKKEVREMLPIIVFKESFSVNDTQCSVCLGDYEAEDKLQQIPACGHTFHMDCIDHWLVTHNTCPLCRQSILTPTKANTEETPDRAETTETSSSEQDADETSHQRNSECSEGPQIGQSNPKPETREETEERSSNEEDGDSLNVDNVMDSRKESNVAL
- the LOC107820909 gene encoding phytolongin Phyl1.1-like, which codes for MGSIQKTVYYCSVSKGGQLLYAYNNGEDLEIENLAALCLERIPPFHKWYFQTMAKKTFGFLIEVDEYVYFAIVDEGLGHAEVLKFLEQLKDEFRKLANMGSCWTMSNLNSICLQEKSIPVILPCRNVNGEIEGSASTKVLLLGKPSRQEKKKKKDYAIAIRDTELEEQQKSTEQVIDSVVPPITSQKELSLVRTISRSQNFQRRWCRHVRIVLAIDVVVCLVLFVIWLVICEGTKCLH